One region of Qipengyuania sp. SS22 genomic DNA includes:
- a CDS encoding TrbG/VirB9 family P-type conjugative transfer protein: MTRALIPALAFALLAVPASAQDSRLVEVLYDEAKVVRIDGRVAVQASIMFGDDEVIENVAIGDSSTWQVTPNKRANILFVKPLEPRAMTNLTVVTSKRTYLFDLVASPGAKPLYLMRFAYPDEPVEEPVQMAPNAVERQAARDPYAVVDPADLNFAWNASGDPELLPENTYDDGTATFLTWPSGKDVPAILVTNSQGVEGPVNFTVRGDTIVVDGVPRTIVLRSGEDSAQLINTGPERPAASASGNPALASKGR, from the coding sequence ATGACCCGCGCGCTCATTCCCGCGCTCGCTTTCGCTTTGCTGGCCGTGCCGGCAAGCGCGCAGGATTCGCGCCTCGTCGAGGTGCTGTATGACGAGGCCAAAGTGGTCCGCATTGACGGCCGCGTCGCGGTGCAGGCGAGCATCATGTTTGGCGATGACGAGGTGATCGAGAACGTAGCCATCGGCGACAGCTCGACCTGGCAGGTCACGCCCAACAAGCGTGCCAATATCCTGTTCGTCAAACCGCTCGAGCCGCGCGCCATGACCAATCTCACGGTCGTCACCAGCAAGCGGACCTATCTGTTCGATCTTGTCGCCAGCCCCGGTGCCAAGCCGCTTTACCTGATGCGCTTCGCCTATCCCGACGAGCCGGTGGAAGAACCGGTACAGATGGCCCCCAATGCGGTCGAACGGCAGGCTGCGCGCGATCCCTATGCGGTCGTCGATCCGGCGGATCTCAACTTTGCGTGGAATGCCTCGGGCGATCCCGAACTGCTGCCCGAAAACACCTATGACGATGGCACTGCGACCTTCCTTACCTGGCCAAGCGGCAAGGATGTGCCTGCAATCCTCGTGACCAATAGCCAGGGCGTCGAAGGCCCGGTCAATTTCACCGTTCGCGGCGATACGATCGTCGTCGACGGAGTGCCGCGCACGATCGTCCTGCGCTCGGGCGAAGACAGCGCCCAATTGATCAACACCGGGCCCGAACGGCCCGCTGCCAGTGCGAGCGGCAATCCCGCTCTCGCCTCGAAGGGGAGGTAA
- a CDS encoding type IV secretion system protein VirB3: MTALVRHPVHRALTRPQMFAGVTYNYFIINGMVTTEAFLITGSWLALLVFAVMHGVGYFACLREPRIFDLWITKVSKCPRVKNYKRWGCNSYAA; encoded by the coding sequence ATGACCGCGCTTGTCCGCCATCCCGTCCACCGAGCGCTGACGCGCCCGCAGATGTTCGCGGGGGTGACATATAACTATTTCATCATCAACGGGATGGTGACGACAGAAGCCTTCCTGATCACCGGCAGCTGGCTGGCGCTGCTGGTTTTCGCCGTGATGCACGGGGTCGGCTATTTCGCCTGCCTGCGCGAGCCGCGCATCTTCGACCTGTGGATCACCAAGGTGTCGAAATGCCCACGGGTGAAGAACTACAAGCGCTGGGGGTGCAATTCCTATGCCGCATAA
- a CDS encoding VirB4 family type IV secretion/conjugal transfer ATPase, whose product MPHNAKWKGAAAWSAKEARAGDRLPYLRLIDESTLLLRDGSVMTAIQVPGLLFETEDSEALNAHAATREVVLRSTLDARFVLYHHVIRRRVSVDLEAEFPDPISRHIDERWRERLGSGQLFVNDQFITLIRRPARGKAGLVERVAKKLRRKDGERLEPDPKDLRSLRAASQGLVAALTAYGATPLADYVGPQGHTNSEMLELLSALYNGEMRPVRKPADDVDIGHMLPYRRVSFGLDAIEMRGSGSPDFAAVLGLKDYPEATSPGLLDSLLRLPFEMVVSESYAPTERQTARERMDLAIRRLKSADEEAAAERADMMAARDALGNGAVGFGDHHLTVMVKERQLGLLDDAMAACSAALADTGAIAVREDTNVEPAFWGQFPGNEGYLVRRALISSANMASFGSLHGFALGQAQGNHWGEAVTLLETTSATPFFFNFHHGDLGNFSVIGPSGSGKTVVMNFLAAQAQKFSPRTILFDKDRGAELFVRGIGGRYDSIRAGEPTGFNPLALPDTAANKAFLRDWLGVLLKAEGPEEEQAIAGAVDAAYANDASLRRLRHFKELLSGTRRPQPGDLADRLGAWIGEGEHAWMFDNAEDRLDLSARVLGFDMTALLENPRLRTPTMMYLFHRIEERLDGKPTMILIDEGWKALDDEVFAARIRDWLKTLRKRNALVGFATQSARDALESRISTALVEQTATMVFMPNSRARPEDYCDGFGLTEHELALIRTLPAHSRCFLVRQPDASVVVRLDLSGAPEVLTLLSGRESSVRRLDLLREALGDAPSEWFPALTGTKWPGGANDEGGAGVEALGLAAE is encoded by the coding sequence ATGCCGCATAACGCCAAATGGAAGGGCGCGGCCGCGTGGAGCGCGAAAGAAGCGCGCGCGGGCGACCGTCTGCCCTATCTGCGCCTGATCGACGAGAGCACGCTGCTGCTGCGTGACGGATCGGTGATGACCGCGATCCAGGTCCCCGGCCTGTTGTTCGAAACCGAGGACAGCGAAGCGCTCAACGCGCATGCCGCCACGCGCGAAGTGGTGCTGCGCTCGACGCTCGATGCGCGCTTCGTCCTGTATCATCACGTGATCCGCCGCCGCGTCTCGGTCGATCTGGAAGCCGAATTTCCCGATCCGATCAGCCGCCATATCGATGAGCGCTGGCGCGAACGGCTCGGCTCGGGCCAGCTGTTCGTCAACGACCAGTTTATCACGCTGATCCGGCGGCCCGCGCGCGGCAAGGCGGGGCTGGTCGAGCGGGTCGCCAAGAAATTGCGCCGCAAGGACGGCGAACGGCTCGAACCCGACCCCAAGGACCTGCGCAGCCTGCGCGCCGCCTCGCAGGGGCTGGTCGCCGCGCTGACCGCCTATGGCGCAACCCCGCTGGCCGATTATGTCGGGCCGCAGGGTCATACCAATTCCGAAATGCTCGAATTGCTGAGCGCGCTTTACAACGGCGAGATGCGCCCCGTGCGCAAGCCCGCTGACGATGTCGATATCGGCCATATGCTGCCCTATCGCCGGGTCAGCTTCGGGCTCGACGCGATCGAGATGCGCGGTTCGGGCTCGCCCGATTTCGCAGCCGTGCTCGGCCTCAAGGACTATCCCGAAGCAACCTCGCCCGGCCTGCTCGACAGCCTGCTGCGGCTGCCCTTCGAAATGGTGGTGAGCGAAAGCTATGCCCCGACCGAACGGCAGACCGCACGCGAACGGATGGATCTGGCGATCCGCCGCCTCAAGAGCGCCGATGAGGAAGCCGCCGCCGAGCGCGCCGACATGATGGCCGCGCGCGACGCGCTGGGCAATGGCGCGGTCGGCTTCGGCGACCACCACCTCACCGTGATGGTCAAGGAACGCCAGCTTGGCCTCCTCGACGATGCCATGGCCGCCTGCTCCGCCGCGCTGGCCGATACCGGCGCGATCGCGGTGCGCGAGGATACCAATGTCGAACCCGCCTTCTGGGGCCAGTTCCCCGGCAATGAGGGCTACCTCGTCCGCCGCGCGCTGATCTCGAGCGCCAACATGGCCAGCTTCGGCAGCCTGCACGGTTTTGCGCTGGGCCAGGCGCAGGGCAATCACTGGGGCGAAGCGGTGACGTTGCTGGAAACCACCAGCGCGACCCCGTTCTTCTTCAATTTCCACCATGGCGATCTGGGCAATTTCTCGGTCATCGGGCCAAGCGGCTCGGGCAAGACCGTGGTGATGAACTTCCTTGCCGCGCAGGCGCAGAAATTCAGCCCGCGCACGATCCTGTTCGACAAGGATCGCGGCGCGGAACTGTTCGTCCGCGGGATCGGCGGGCGCTACGATTCGATCCGCGCGGGCGAGCCGACCGGGTTCAACCCGCTCGCACTGCCCGATACGGCGGCCAACAAGGCATTCCTGCGCGACTGGCTGGGCGTCCTGCTCAAGGCCGAGGGCCCCGAGGAAGAACAGGCCATCGCGGGCGCGGTCGATGCGGCCTATGCCAATGATGCCAGCCTGCGCCGCCTGCGGCATTTCAAGGAACTGCTCTCGGGCACCCGCCGTCCGCAGCCGGGTGATCTGGCCGATCGGCTTGGCGCGTGGATCGGTGAGGGCGAGCATGCCTGGATGTTCGACAATGCCGAGGACCGGCTCGACCTGAGTGCGCGGGTACTCGGTTTCGACATGACCGCACTGCTCGAGAACCCGAGGCTGCGCACGCCGACGATGATGTATCTGTTCCACCGGATCGAGGAACGGCTCGACGGCAAGCCGACGATGATCCTGATCGACGAGGGATGGAAAGCGCTCGACGACGAGGTCTTCGCCGCGCGCATCCGCGATTGGCTCAAGACGTTGCGCAAGCGCAACGCGCTGGTCGGTTTCGCCACGCAAAGCGCGCGCGATGCACTCGAAAGCCGCATTTCGACCGCATTGGTCGAGCAGACCGCGACCATGGTGTTCATGCCGAACAGCCGCGCGCGGCCCGAGGATTATTGCGACGGCTTCGGCCTGACCGAGCACGAGCTCGCGCTGATCCGCACGCTGCCCGCGCACAGCCGCTGCTTCCTCGTGCGCCAGCCCGATGCGAGCGTCGTCGTACGCCTCGACCTGTCGGGCGCACCCGAAGTGCTGACGCTGCTCTCGGGCCGCGAAAGTTCGGTTCGCCGGCTCGACCTGCTGCGCGAAGCGCTGGGCGATGCGCCAAGCGAATGGTTCCCCGCGCTTACCGGTACCAAATGGCCGGGCGGGGCGAATGACGAAGGGGGGGCTGGGGTCGAAGCCCTCGGCCTCGCCGCCGAATGA
- a CDS encoding type IV secretion system protein yields MSATCDRVAAEVGNGVAAALRGVDCIAGETSAAAFGRLFAPGGSLGTVLTLVLTLFIALFAFALLTGRTNIGIRSLVPRMMTLGLVLTFATSWIAYQSVVWNLAVATPDYLAGVLTGAQGSATDTFAQKIDVVFIAIQEASAGAQDISTFSPEGMMWFGALLFMLGTVGLLVTTKIALGVLIALGPLFVVLALFNGTRGLFTGWVKGLTLCALAPLFAVLGGSVMLELAVPILGALTAAPGQIDPQAAMAFFMIGAVHVALMVLVLKVAGAMVAGWSVFGLVPDRDEKSSPAPVPQQVASAPTLAQVQAANQASSQARRIDVSAVPTAYAANDGGGAGGGGGSRTVKVYATSPASAQQSSNSKARVRGSGIGSRFKSATPKALDRSMEKHA; encoded by the coding sequence ATGAGCGCGACCTGCGACCGTGTCGCCGCCGAAGTCGGCAATGGCGTCGCCGCCGCACTGCGCGGGGTGGACTGTATTGCGGGCGAGACCAGCGCCGCCGCCTTCGGCCGGCTGTTCGCACCGGGCGGTTCGCTCGGCACGGTGCTGACGCTTGTCCTCACGCTGTTCATTGCCCTGTTCGCCTTTGCGCTGCTGACCGGGCGGACCAATATCGGCATCCGCAGCCTTGTCCCGCGGATGATGACGCTGGGCCTCGTGCTGACCTTCGCGACCAGCTGGATCGCCTATCAGAGCGTGGTCTGGAACCTCGCCGTCGCTACCCCCGATTATCTTGCGGGCGTGCTGACAGGCGCGCAGGGTTCGGCGACCGACACGTTCGCGCAGAAGATCGACGTGGTCTTCATTGCCATCCAGGAAGCCAGCGCCGGGGCGCAGGACATTTCCACTTTCTCGCCCGAAGGCATGATGTGGTTCGGCGCGTTGCTGTTCATGCTTGGCACCGTCGGCCTGCTGGTCACTACCAAGATCGCGCTTGGCGTGTTGATCGCGCTGGGCCCGCTCTTCGTCGTGCTGGCGCTGTTCAACGGGACCCGCGGCCTGTTCACCGGCTGGGTCAAGGGATTGACCCTATGCGCGCTGGCGCCGCTGTTCGCCGTGCTCGGCGGCAGCGTGATGCTCGAACTCGCAGTGCCGATCCTCGGCGCGCTGACCGCTGCCCCGGGCCAGATCGACCCGCAGGCGGCCATGGCCTTCTTCATGATCGGCGCGGTGCATGTCGCGCTGATGGTGCTGGTGCTCAAGGTGGCGGGCGCGATGGTCGCCGGGTGGTCGGTGTTCGGGCTGGTCCCCGATCGGGATGAAAAATCCTCCCCCGCACCGGTGCCGCAGCAGGTGGCAAGCGCCCCCACACTGGCGCAGGTACAGGCGGCCAACCAGGCCAGTTCGCAGGCGCGCAGGATCGACGTATCGGCGGTCCCGACTGCCTATGCCGCCAACGATGGCGGCGGTGCGGGCGGTGGCGGCGGATCGCGCACGGTGAAGGTTTACGCCACCTCGCCCGCTTCCGCCCAGCAATCATCCAATAGCAAGGCCCGCGTCCGCGGCTCCGGCATCGGCAGCCGGTTCAAGTCCGCGACGCCCAAGGCGCTCGACCGTTCAATGGAGAAACATGCATGA
- a CDS encoding lytic transglycosylase domain-containing protein, with the protein MILARLALVMGLSCAALTAFEAKADVMEIDTDGARWIAGGDAGPAAAPVEPGFAVPVAEVPAEIFVPDIAIADPGEHARLVPANYQAKVAELAARFDLSPTLIEALVWQESRWRANAVSPVGARGLAQLMPGTARDLGVDPDDPSANLEGGARYLREQLDRFDGDLEKALAAYNAGPGRVIRAGGIPRIRETQLYVAAIMGRLSDHSRE; encoded by the coding sequence ATGATTCTGGCACGCTTGGCGCTGGTGATGGGATTGTCCTGCGCCGCGCTTACCGCTTTCGAAGCGAAAGCGGATGTTATGGAGATCGATACCGACGGCGCGCGCTGGATTGCCGGCGGTGACGCTGGGCCGGCTGCTGCCCCGGTCGAGCCGGGGTTTGCCGTGCCGGTGGCCGAAGTACCCGCGGAAATTTTCGTGCCCGACATCGCGATTGCCGATCCCGGCGAGCATGCGCGTCTCGTCCCCGCCAACTACCAGGCCAAGGTGGCCGAACTCGCCGCACGGTTCGATCTCAGCCCGACGCTGATCGAGGCGTTGGTATGGCAGGAAAGCCGCTGGCGCGCGAATGCGGTTTCGCCGGTCGGCGCGCGCGGCCTGGCGCAGCTGATGCCCGGCACCGCGCGCGACCTCGGCGTCGATCCCGACGATCCCTCCGCCAATCTCGAGGGCGGGGCACGCTATCTGCGCGAACAGCTCGACCGTTTCGATGGCGATCTCGAGAAGGCGCTGGCCGCCTACAACGCCGGCCCGGGCCGCGTTATCCGCGCGGGGGGCATTCCGCGCATTCGCGAAACGCAACTTTACGTGGCGGCCATCATGGGGCGCCTTTCGGACCATTCACGGGAGTAG
- a CDS encoding TrbC/VirB2 family protein — MSRKLTLPAVLAALMTPSAAFAQAADPAGSGPIVAALGWLQGTLLGNVATAVAVMAVAAVGFMMLTGRLNWRFGATVIIGVFILFGAASIVAGIQGVAA; from the coding sequence TTGAGTCGCAAGCTTACCCTGCCGGCAGTCCTTGCCGCCCTGATGACCCCCAGCGCCGCTTTCGCGCAGGCCGCCGATCCGGCCGGTTCGGGTCCGATCGTCGCCGCGCTCGGCTGGCTCCAGGGCACGCTGCTGGGCAATGTCGCGACTGCGGTCGCGGTAATGGCCGTGGCCGCCGTCGGCTTCATGATGCTGACCGGACGCCTCAACTGGCGCTTTGGCGCGACTGTCATCATCGGCGTGTTCATCCTGTTCGGCGCAGCGAGTATCGTGGCCGGTATTCAAGGGGTCGCTGCGTAA